The following proteins are co-located in the Manihot esculenta cultivar AM560-2 chromosome 9, M.esculenta_v8, whole genome shotgun sequence genome:
- the LOC122724596 gene encoding uncharacterized protein LOC122724596: MAAYDGARNPREHVLMELQTLSDALMCKVFPTTLTGPARAWFNSLEAGSIRSFRDLANIFISRFIAGVPADRKTSYSETVKQRRNESLREYVARFNTEALQIPDLDEGRAVEAMQKGTTSREFFSSLSRKFPTSLAELMKRAEKYIRQDDALMTSRFAKEAADKGKAPEERRPERQEKRQNKQYT, from the coding sequence ATGGCAGCATATGACGGAGCTAGAAATCCAAGGGAGCATGTCTTGATGGAGTTGCAGACcttatcggatgccttgatgtgcaaggtattccctacaACGCTCACggggccagcacgggcgtggttcaacagcctagaAGCTGGAAGTATCAGGAGTTTTAGAGATTTGGCCAACATCTTCATCAGTCGGTTCATAGCTGGAGTGCCAGCTGACAGGAAAACCAGTTACTCGGAAACAGTCAAACAGAGGAGGAACGAATCGTTGAGGGAATATgtagcccgtttcaatacggaggccctgcagatcccCGATCTGGATGAAGGCAGAGCAGTAGAAGCCATGCAAAAGGGGACGACCTCCCGAGAGTTCTTCAGTTCGTTGAGTAGGAAGTTCCCTACCTCACTGGCAGAactgatgaagagggcagagaagtacataaggcaggatgatgccttgatgACGAGCAGATTCGCCAAAGAGGCAGCAGACAAGGGAAAAGCTCcagaggaaaggaggccggAAAGGCAAGAAAAGAGGCAAAACAAGCAGTATACCTAG